Proteins from one bacterium genomic window:
- the rplX gene encoding 50S ribosomal protein L24, whose amino-acid sequence MAATHVHVRRGDTVEVITGKYRGKRGKVLRVLPDTGRIIVEAVMVAKRHTKPNEKMPSGGIVEKELAFPAGKAMLVCPRCGRAVRFGHRVLDDGGKVRVCRHCGEVIDK is encoded by the coding sequence ATGGCGGCGACGCACGTGCACGTTCGCCGCGGCGACACGGTCGAGGTGATCACCGGCAAGTACCGCGGCAAGCGCGGGAAGGTGCTGCGGGTCCTCCCCGACACGGGCCGGATCATCGTCGAAGCCGTGATGGTCGCGAAGCGGCACACCAAGCCCAACGAGAAGATGCCGTCCGGCGGCATCGTCGAGAAAGAGCTGGCGTTTCCCGCCGGCAAGGCGATGCTGGTGTGTCCGCGGTGCGGGCGCGCGGTCCGGTTCGGACACCGCGTGCTCGACGACGGCGGCAAGGTCCGGGTCTGCCGCCACTGCGGGGAGGTCATCGACAAGTAA